The following nucleotide sequence is from Anabaena sphaerica FACHB-251.
GATAATACTGCTCAAGAATTTGATAAGATTAATGATAATAACTACCCTGTTCAATTCGAGAGAGATAACTGTGATAGTTGGCTGGATTGTGGTTATATGAATGACATCATCAACCCTTATGAAGTATACTAGATATACTTTAGATATAGAGTAGTGTTTATTTGATTTGGTCTCAGGTGATTATTATGCAACAAATTACTGTTAATGAAGCATCTCAACACTTATCTGATTTAATTGAAGCCGCACTTGGTGGTGATGAAATTATCATCATGAAAGATAATCAGCCTGTGGTGAAATTAATTCCTGTATTACCTGTGAAAATTCGTCCTAAATTTGGTAGTGCAAAAGGAATGATCAAAATGTCTGATGATTTTGATGACCCTTTAGAAGAGTTGAAGGAGTATATGGAATGAAGCAATTAATTGATACTCATACTCTGCTGTGGTTTACTATGGGTAATCCCAAAATCAGCGATAATTTGAGATTACAAATTGAGAATAACGACAATCTTCTGAGTATTGCCAGTGTTTGGGAAATGGCAATTAAACACAGTATAGGTAAACTAAATTTGGAGATGAGTTTTGATGATTTTGTCGAACAGCAAATAATTGGTAACGGTATGATATTAAAGAAAATCAACCAACAGCATATTTCAGTTATTGCTCAACTCCCTTTACATCATCGTGATCCTTTTGACAGAATGTTAATTGCACAGGCTATGGTGGAAAATATACCTATAATCAGTGCTGATACAATTTTTGATGCCTATCCCATACAGCGTTTATGGTAGATATCAGAAGTTTTATTGAAAAGCTGTGAAAAATGCTATTGGTTTTGTCGTTAGTTAATTAAATCAAAAAAGTTTTATGTCTTTAAAATCTCCACTCCAAGAAATCAGAATTTGTTTTGTTGGTGAATCATTTGTTAATGGTACAGGTGATCCTGAATGTCTGGGCTGGACAGGGAGAATATGTGTTAATGCTAATAAAAAAGGTTATGACATTACTTACTATAATTTAGGAGTGCGGCGAGAAACAAGTACAGAATTAAGAAATCGTTGGTTTAGAGAAGTTTCTTATCGCTTATCCCAAAAGTATGATGGCAGAGTTGTATTTTCTTTTGGGGTGAATGACACAACTATAGAAAATGGTAAAACTCGTGTTAATTTTGAAGAATCAATTACCAATATTCACAGTATTTTAAGTGAAGCCAAAAAACTATATCCTATTTTAGTAGTTAGTCCACCACCCATTGGCAATGAGGAGCAAGATCAAAGAATTGCTGATTTATCTCAGGAATTTACTTTGGTATGTCAGGAGTTAAATATACCGTATTTGGATGTTTTTTCTAAATTAATAAATTCAAATATTTGGTTAGAAGAAGCAAAAAATAATGATGGCACTCATCCTAGAACCGGAGGTTATACAGAATTTGCTCAAATTGTGGAAAATTGGGATGCTTGGTTAAATTGGTTTCCTACGTCTCAAATATCATAACCCATTATATAATCATCCATGACAAACCCACCCCCAAAATCTATTACCTTACTCTCAATAATCTCAAAACCAAATCGAGAATAAGCTTTAATTCCTTTTTCATTTCTTTTATTGACATTGAGAATGATTTTTTTCAAATTCATCTGTTTTGCTTTTTGACAAACATGAGATAACATTATTTGCCCATAACCAAAACCATGC
It contains:
- a CDS encoding type II toxin-antitoxin system Phd/YefM family antitoxin, coding for MQQITVNEASQHLSDLIEAALGGDEIIIMKDNQPVVKLIPVLPVKIRPKFGSAKGMIKMSDDFDDPLEELKEYME
- a CDS encoding type II toxin-antitoxin system VapC family toxin — translated: MKQLIDTHTLLWFTMGNPKISDNLRLQIENNDNLLSIASVWEMAIKHSIGKLNLEMSFDDFVEQQIIGNGMILKKINQQHISVIAQLPLHHRDPFDRMLIAQAMVENIPIISADTIFDAYPIQRLW
- a CDS encoding GDSL-type esterase/lipase family protein, with translation MSLKSPLQEIRICFVGESFVNGTGDPECLGWTGRICVNANKKGYDITYYNLGVRRETSTELRNRWFREVSYRLSQKYDGRVVFSFGVNDTTIENGKTRVNFEESITNIHSILSEAKKLYPILVVSPPPIGNEEQDQRIADLSQEFTLVCQELNIPYLDVFSKLINSNIWLEEAKNNDGTHPRTGGYTEFAQIVENWDAWLNWFPTSQIS